gaggggtaaaCAAAtccgcagtctagactaccaggcTTCCGACTTCCATTTGTCGCGACTAAACCTaacaaaagtacaagaatctgtacgcagaaagtgtaatcccaaacataacacATGTTACCACTTTCTTAAGGGCATTTTGTAATCTCAACATTTGTAGACAAAACCATTAAAAACATTACTGGTGTACCGAGAGTTAATGAGTTTGCCTTGAGATCGGGTCAGTAAATTTTCTTTGATATACCGCTGGTAGTATAGCAGGTAGCCTCCCAAACCTTAGACAGCTTATCAGAGACAGTTTAAAACAACGATATGTTTAGTTCGGTGACAACCAGTCCTATAACTGCAACATATTTCTCTTAATGGATCAGTCCAGTGGAATCATCTGCAACTGATTTACTGCAACAGAATTTACAAATTTACCTATCTAAAGGTGTATTGGGGCGGGTATACCTACCTAGTTCTATCAGTACATGCTTGGTCTACCCAGCAGGGAACACCAAGTACGACCGTTGCATTTCAGTCATGGGCGTGGTCTTAATTAGTTCTCGTCATTAGTGTCTAAGATAAGGCTAAGTTTTGGGACATAACCGTTTAGAATACCATTTGAGGCACGTGTCTTCGAGAACCTTACCTAACAGACTGTTTGAATTATTCCACATTGATACTTATTGTGTCCAACTGTCTAGGTACTTCACACAAAGCTCCCTTCTAGACAGGGTACCATACTGCTTCCTCTTGCTGGGCGGGGTCTACACAGCCATGCAGATCCTCGCCGTCATCTTCCTCGTAGCCACGCCCACAGACACGGCCACACAGGTTTGTACCTCTCGGCACCAAACAGTAACCAAAAGGAAAGAATAACGAGCGTATTACTGTATGTATTTTAAATCTTTGAAAGGCATATAATAATATTTCAGTGTACCCTGCTGCGAATGcccaactcatttggtacttcgtggtagtaatactttatctcgaataacgttgaatcacacatgatgttcggaaattaccgatgttttgcgaatgcaaatcgatgggcgaaagataactctaaatctctTTTTcgtgttgtctgcaaaatctagcgatggctaaaAAAGGTTTATATTAGTGCATTGTTGAGGTGTTCGATATGATAAATGCGTTGCTCACTGGTTCCCCGGGGCCTATGGGTTGATGTATCCtcagtgtttgtttatattccacgAGCCCTGAACCCATGTTCATCAATCTCGGAGGTCGGGTTTTGATTAacgtggaggctcttcatgatagaggTTCAGTGAGtaattttgaacatatttatttatcggatgatcctctgatgATGCGTGAAAGCAAGGAATGCCACAGCTAGTTTAAGCATGCCAGGGTTGTTGGACAGAATCTGAAATTTAaggttgattttgtttatggcgatgcactgctggacggtacagccaTGACAGTAACACaagtgaagtccttcaccaagtctgcccttAGTCGGTCACTTGTGGAGAAACTTTCTGAAAAGAGTatgcatcgtgtttacatgcaaTGTGTGGAACAGAAACACCGTCTCCGCCATGCtcgtggctttgactccgaggtccatccatggtacgacccagAACATGTCCGCGGTgtcatggaaaatgacagcttTAATCTTATGTGGAATAGGCCCatacacaggggcttgtattgctcaaaataatacgtcctggacccaacaagcgtacactgatatgcatatacatataaagaaggaaagggatgtaaggcgcacaaagttgtcaaacaccaCACTCTCGATTATGGGCGAATTCTGGCTGGGAATGTACAGCCGCACTTCTTACCGAAATAAAACCAGATAAATTCCCTTTCGAATAAATCCAAAATCATCAAAATCGGTGCACTATGTTTGAACTCAGGAAAAGACAATTTTTTCATTTGTACGCCAAAAAACTGCCTACGAAAATCATCCCCTCTCTGAGAAGGAATGCTGCGTACTTCACTTAAAACACCCGATCGGCGAAAAAACATGACCTTTCCGTAATCGTTAGATATTCGTTCTACAAGCTCTCAAATGAAAATGGGTTGTTCTTTTACCTGTAATACACGACTTTATTGGGAAATTAGCGGTATCGAGTGagtccaccatgtttgtccttcaccCTCAATAGGCTTGCACCAACGACGATCTGCTTTCTGATTGGtaaaaaataaaacaccagTATTATTTCCATTTCGTGGCGTGACATATCGTGTTGGTGCGGCTGCGCCTAGAGAGGGCAAGAGCCCTGAACTGATGATGAACCTTACGCGTCTGTCTGTTCCACTATCAACCggaccctctctgctgcatatttatttcagtctgtaaaacataataatactgagtgagtttagttttacgccgcacacagcaatattccagctatatggcggcggtctgtaaataatcgagtctggaccagacaatccagtgatcaacaacatgagcaccaatcctcgcaattgggaagcgatgacatgtgtcaaccaagtcagcgagcctgaccacccgatcccattagtcggctcttacgacaagcttagtcgccttttatggtaagcatgggttgctgaaggcctattctaccccgggtagaccttcacgggtgacaaAACAATGCTGAGAagacatatacatacattgaGGTACTACAATGGTAGTAATATACTGTAAACACATGGAGGGCAGTGATACACTAAAACAACTTAGGGTCGGAAACAAACCCATTTGAGGGTGGCTGTGATATATACAGATTTGATCAAATTGAAAGGTATACAAAATTGATGTACCAAATTTAAGCCGAAGGCCTATACAATAATAATAAGCATGATTTGGGAATGTTTATGTGAACTCATTTCATGAAACCGGATTTAGGGGCAAAAACACTAAAATAATAAGTTTGCATATATGTACTCTTAAAAAGAGTAGGacaactgtactttcaatgtacgattgtcgaaattgggagatatatggcattgaatcaatgctgatacaagaacggtggatgttttgagaatgcatcaccacatagcattcgtaactactcgtctctttccgtgacctacaagaacactcgtacccctctcgtacaccattattgccaagaatcgtggcaaaccaatcaaatcgggCGTAGTAAAACGCATGAAATTGGCggaaccgttgaactttgaaacttcgctacactatacaaagcacaatttaaacataaactttgattCTAAaagatgaacaactttcaacactgaaacatatttgcaaatggAATGACCGTATTGCTATTTTGCCCACGGGATGCAGATATTCTAAGAgaaatgtttggaaattcaaagTTAGCATTCGTAGATAATAGTACTAGACTATTTTCATCTCCATCcccgtttgcgcttagacaggacccggtcgtaaacatggccacgagaggggtacgagacgccatccTGCTtggcggaatgacacgagtagttgcGAATGCACCACatagatttcattcaaagcaaagctgtttgttcagttatcccccttttttaggtgactggagtatgacatgaacatttcaggtttacacttttcagtcagtagtgtgtgatttgaccctgaaaaccctgaccatgcacagatgcaagaaaattatcgtcaaaaatggtctacagtgatgtATCGGCCTGCCTGCAAAACAAGATTCATTATGACACACCCCATGCACTTGTAgaaggctcccacgttgtgcacgtgcttcccatgcattgtgtttgcttgtgatgataacgtgaaatgatgctgcgtACACAAGacgaatgtcattgtaacgttcctcgaTGAGTTTTCTTTCtaacttcaaagttcaggttcccctacttttttgaagagtaaatTTTCGTTTTTCAAACATATTCACCATCAAATGAAAGGATATTCTCTGTACAGTTGAAAAATAATAGTGATTCCAATATTTAGACACAAATGTTCCATTTCCTGCATGTAAAACTGGGTAATAATTGTAATTTTCGttgatgccgagtttttttcaaGGTGTGGCACAGTAACCCATTACAAGTGTTAATGGCTTCAGGACCGAACATCTTTCAGACTCGATTCATATGTCGCAATGGTAATTCTTGTGTTAATTTTAAAGGTGGTAATAACTTGGACACCAAAACCTTAATGTTTAACATTGTACTGTGACGATTTGACCATACAGGAAGACAACGTGGAAAAGAGTCCAGAGCAAGAGAGGATGCCGGAAGAAAAGATGAAAGAAGGTCTCGACATAGTATCCAGCACAGACAGGTGACTTTGTTTATCATGGACGTCAGATCTTCAAGTCTGAATCAAGTTGAAATGTATCATTGTTGGAAGAatatacttttacgccgcttttggcacaATTCAAGCAGCGGTGGACACTaaggcttcacactttgtatccatgtggggaatcgatgtcgggtcttcggcgtgaccattAGACTAACCCACCACCCAGCATAGTTTGAAATGGCTGGATAATTATTCCCAAAAGCAATTTGATTAACGGTTTCATGAAAAGGATGCATtatgaaataacaaaatcaatttGGTTCAGCTTTACTTTAAAATATAAGAGATATGTATTCATTGAACTTACCGATGGATGACAGTTTAGTTGATTTAGTGTGTAGTTTAATAGGTCTGAATAAATCTTTCGGGTAGCGCCATCTACTTTGATTATAGCTCTAACACAGTCTAAGGGTTACTGCCTtcaaatcacacacacacacacacacacacacacacacacaacacaacacaacacaacacaacacaacacacacaaaacacacacaccacaatacACAAAACACGCACACCCCTTGACCTTTTTGAATCAAACAACTACCGGATAAATAACATCTATGTACATTGTAATACTTGTCTTTTGCTTATTCATGAGACATCTCTATGAACAAAATTTTCAGTCATTTTCGACTGAATTATTAGTACATTCAGATGGATATTGATAAGACATCTATGCGGGGTTCTCGAAAAAAGATGAGAGTATCTTGCTTCGCCGGTGACAGCGGacataaacacatgcagagACACGTCAATAATTGTTTTTAACTGTTAATATCATGCGAACATATGCTGCAAGTCAAAAACAGGATCCCATACATCATTTTAATCAAGGAACTGAACACCGCATGTTAGTAACTGTATTACGTAACTGCCAATTGAGATATGAACGTCAGTTGACTAAACAACCTTTGCATGGCTGTTCCCAGCGGTGACACTGATGACGACAACGGCAACTACACTCCACGCCAGGTACTTCGGTCGAAGCTGTTCTACATGCTATGGGTCATCTACGGCTGTGTGGTGCTTGGTATATTCTTTGTGACGAACTTTTACAAGgtaagagtaagtgagtgagtggagttttACAACGATTTGTATAGAATTCTAGCCCTGGACTTCATAATCCCCAAAGCAGGGCAATATGGTCATTATTAAGGCAGATTGTCATACAAAGGATCCTGAAACGCCTAAGGTGGACAATTCATGCACCGACTAGCCGCCCCAAATCTGAATATACTGATTACGACAGCTTTATACTTGTAAAAACAACCTTACAATTAAATCAGGATGCATGTATTGTGTCTTATAAACTAGTTTTGTTCAGGATCGTCGTTAGACAGCCATGGTACTTCTCTTCTTCTCTTATAATAGTTGTATGTATGGGCGTGACTGCGTGCGCATGTTTGTGGAAAGACTTCCAGAAACTGAAGAATACCACAAAATATAATGTTAAAACAAGATCGATTTGAAAGGGAAAGGGTATAGCTCAttgcatgtttgttttgtttcagacatTTTCCCAGACTTTCATCAAAGATGACCACTTTCTGGCTCTGGCTGGTTCTGTCGGATCGGCCTTTAATGCTCTGGGACGACCGTTCTGGGGAGCCGTAGGGGACAAGATTGGCTACAGGGTACGTCCAGAGGAGTTTAGGGAAGGGTAGGGGAAagagggggtggggggagtTAAACTTAATTAAATAAAGTTAGCAACTTGTAGGTGAATGCATGTCCCTGCATTTGAATCTACAACATTCGCTGTCGAGATAAATGAAAACCTTGTGTCAGATGATACAGTTTGAAGTGACAAGttataatatttcattttccttAAGAGAACAATCTTCATGTGTTAATGATGGACATAAATTTCTCATATTCATCAGGGAATGACTACAAATTATTTTCCTGCATATGAGATAATCATTGATGAATGATTTATGGTAATCGCCTGAATATCCCTCACACAGGAAGCACTCACCATTGTCATCGGGGTGTTTGGAACAGCAGGAGCGACCTTCACCTTGTGTGAATATGGCGAGAaagtgatggtgatgatttgGCTATGTCTGATCTACGGTACATTCTCAGGCTTCTACGCTCTAATGATGTCTCTGACAGTCTCCCTGTATGGTCAGAAGTACTACAGCGTCAACTACGGCCTGCTCTTCACCAGCATGGTGAGTTTACGACATATTCTCTATATTCTCCATTGCCATTTACATTAAGACAGTCATGCTGGTGAAACCAAATCCAATCTGAGTATAGACATTGCCGAAATTTGTTTCATCACACATTGCCGCACAAAAGACATATACAGTCTCATAATTTCAGTTTAGAACATCTCGTTTTTCGCCAGCAGCAAGAACACTATCTAGTCTCTATACACAGTCCAAGACTACAGCTCTTATATTTCGGAAAGAAAACACTGACGAAGAGTGTCGGCTATTTCAAATTAGAACCTGAAACGGTATTTTCAAAGGTGCAGGTGTGCAAATACATGTTTTGACAGAACACAAGAATGCTGCATTAAGTGTAGTTTCTCCAAACGGGTGTTAAATATGTATGTTTGCTAAAATTCACTTACAAGCATGTGAAATGGTTTTAAGTGTCGGTCTCCACCGACTCCAAATGCAACAGTACAAGGAGAATGTGGACGGTTTCCAGTTTATATTGCTTCCTACGTTCGATCGATGAAATATTGGCTTAAGTTGACGACAATACATGATGGACGAATAAGGAAAAAGGCATATGTTGTATACAAGATAATATTACGTATTACGTAGATACTGGAGGGTACCTCACATGGGCGTCCGCGATCCGTCATATATTTTGCTCACACGGTTTTGGATTTGTCTGGATTTCACAAGCTGTAGGTACTCGCGAGCATTTAATCACATTTATATAAAACGCTTGATCAATATATTTTACCAAGAATGGACTCTTGAAAACAGTTCACGTTAaaagttttaaactgaatatAATAGTCGTCTTGGGCCAGAGGGGTATCTGTCTTCAAATCTGGAATGTACATTCCGTAAAGTATGCAGAGCTGGTGTCTTACGTGTAAAGAATAAGTAAGGTAGGAAggtggcaatatattgatgtatctTAAAAAGGTGTCCTCTACATAATGTAGATTTAGAAGACGAATACCACTATTTGTTGAAATGTCCAGCTTATAAAGAACTAAGGTGTAGATTTTTTACCTACAACTTTTCAAGTTAATAtaagtcatttcccaaaatCCTAAAACAAAACCGTTTTACCTATTATGCATACACAATGAGAGAAACGTTCAAAAAAGATAAATAGGTGTTatcttgttttgtgttttaaaatgCAGTCCAGCAATACATATATTTCCTACTAATATTTATCAATGGGGTGTGAGATAATCTATGCAGGTAGACAAGTAAATGAtctttttaaagattttttagaacatatatattaatatgtaTAGGTGCCGTTGCATTCATACCTAATGAagattttgataataattcgCTGGAATGTTCAATATAACATGCATCGTGAGTACCACAAGTATATACATATTGTGAGTCAAGAGTGTCCCGTGTGCGGTTGAGTACGGCTGAATATTCAGGAGTGTCCACCTTCGTGTGTGTCCCTTGACCATAGGGCGGACACCTTGATCCACACACCGTTCTGTGCTTGGATTGTCGTAATTCCACGCTTTCACTTGCGATTGTCGTTAAGCTCAGATATCAGTTCAGAACAAGCTCAACCATGTATGTTGATATATGACAgcgtcagtgtcagtgactgttTCGTTGAGAACTCTTTCCAATATTTCACAGGTACAGGCACAACAAACTGTATCTTATTGCCAAATTCCGTTATGCTGAATTTGGCGCCCACAAAATGATATTCTGGTTGGTTCTGAGATGTTATCCAAAACAATTACCTCAGAAAGTGGAGAAAAATCGATATTTATTTACAAGGATATACCTTCTCGTGGGAGGTGTGTAAACAAATGACTGAGTGACTGTTATGGTCAAAGCAGCTTCCAACATTTCACGGTTGTAGTCACAACAAAGTGTACGGGCTTGCCGTATTTAGTTGCTTAACATTTATATCCTGGGAGGTTTTGTCTCAAGAATGTTGCCTCAGAAATGGACAGCAAAAGCAATATTTGGCCACAAAACTATACGTTCCTGTTCCAGATAGTAGTTCAGCTTGCTGGTGCGCTCCTGACGTCACAACTGAAATCTGCTATCGGATGGCAAGGAATACTGTACATAGGCGCCGGAGGGATCATGTTCAGTACGTACAGTTATACTC
This genomic stretch from Haliotis asinina isolate JCU_RB_2024 chromosome 4, JCU_Hal_asi_v2, whole genome shotgun sequence harbors:
- the LOC137282240 gene encoding oxalate:formate antiporter-like, encoding MVTNILSRLRTWPVRGMLTVIGGFLIHTTLNTGYIFGNMTPYLTSYLRARSGSTDATYSETVWISTANYLSMACFMPILGWIEQKLTPRICTLIGGLIFSSGMVLTYFTMQHSLLLTALTYGVIGGAGTSMAYPGAVKCALKWFPKRSGLVTGIITCGLGFGTFVFSQVVTAFINPDNFAPDETIEDDLYFTQSSLLDRVPYCFLLLGGVYTAMQILAVIFLVATPTDTATQVCTSRHQTEDNVEKSPEQERMPEEKMKEGLDIVSSTDSGDTDDDNGNYTPRQVLRSKLFYMLWVIYGCVVLGIFFVTNFYKTFSQTFIKDDHFLALAGSVGSAFNALGRPFWGAVGDKIGYREALTIVIGVFGTAGATFTLCEYGEKVMVMIWLCLIYGTFSGFYALMMSLTVSLYGQKYYSVNYGLLFTSMIVVQLAGALLTSQLKSAIGWQGILYIGAGGIMFSFCLCCGMLVQYRLAERKDKQYRNKHVEKTNKSVDTRL